A genomic region of Nostoc sp. UHCC 0702 contains the following coding sequences:
- a CDS encoding FHA domain-containing protein, with the protein MIAESQDHELKRRLSLYQVFLKLYEHHSTLLDEILQLENLDSQLTLVKGRYVQGVVDGSAVYVNTNLYNNQTQALRQPQQIWTIGRDRTNGIYIADQYLSRRHAAIQYIQNQGFYLIDFKSTNGSFVNGKPTHQPQKLKDGDRIRLGNMSFDFFLSYSSRLLPTVAMELLMQLAPKVSGGIEETLSAVGKLQKLSSENVDKNVEISRELSLIKKLDDSRGSLNTEQQSEILDRFLRRSIPSNPS; encoded by the coding sequence ATGATAGCTGAGTCGCAAGATCACGAATTAAAACGGCGATTAAGTTTATATCAAGTATTCCTGAAGTTGTATGAACACCATAGTACCCTTCTAGATGAAATCCTTCAGCTAGAAAACCTAGATAGCCAGTTAACTCTGGTGAAGGGACGTTATGTACAGGGTGTAGTGGATGGTTCTGCTGTGTATGTGAATACTAACTTGTACAACAATCAGACGCAAGCTTTACGACAACCGCAGCAGATTTGGACAATAGGTCGCGATCGCACCAATGGTATCTACATTGCCGATCAATATCTATCTCGTCGCCATGCTGCTATTCAATATATTCAAAATCAGGGGTTTTACTTAATCGATTTCAAAAGTACCAATGGCTCTTTTGTCAACGGTAAACCCACCCATCAGCCTCAGAAACTCAAAGATGGCGATCGCATCCGCCTAGGCAATATGAGTTTTGATTTTTTCCTGAGTTATTCCAGTCGCCTTTTACCGACTGTAGCAATGGAGTTACTGATGCAGCTTGCACCTAAAGTAAGTGGTGGTATAGAAGAAACACTTAGTGCAGTTGGGAAGTTACAAAAACTTTCCTCGGAAAATGTAGATAAGAATGTAGAGATTTCTAGAGAACTCAGCTTGATTAAGAAGCTAGACGATAGTCGTGGCAGCTTGAATACTGAACAGCAATCAGAAATTTTAGACCGCTTTCTCAGGAGATCGATACCATCTAATCCCAGCTAA
- a CDS encoding carbohydrate porin gives MKVNLLASVSGVSLLYLLAGLSPVRATPSVEQTQALKLSAKSVVLTTNNSYETSNNNSNKIFGDTELITSATDSQKQESLSENNQQKIAELTAPASNDSSPQTTSESSSSLAQVTSVSELSDVQPTDWAFQALQSLVERYGCIAGYPSGVYRGNRALTRYEFAAGLNACLDRVNELIATATGDLVRKEDLTTLQKLQEEFSAELATLRGRVDALEARTAELEANQFSTTTKLSGEVIISAIGATGGAPGSEDPNIILTNRVRLNLNTSFTGKDLLITGLQAYSFLGGVDGSGSLQNSLGLSSDLLSASSARTSFEPQFPGVDAKTLSEFGANSLQLYKLVYIFPVADKLTLFAGTAAEVSDAFPAITPFYGEGQESISRFASLNPVVRVSGGTSGSGLASAAGFIFQISPQLDLRALYGNANANIPQRGADVLPGVSSTPLGSGVFGGSSVVAAQLTFRPTSSIDIGLNYANSYHEINILGTGLTSSDIGSLVGPGLDLGTPVKLNSFGGTVTWRFSPQIAFSGYGAAFFVDDASGAVDASTTFTSWMVGLHFNDLLKQGNNAGIIFGQPLYRTDADGDAQLAPDGVDRAVPYHLEAYYRFKVSDNLSITPGAFVLFNPESNNDNDTTTVGVLRTTFTF, from the coding sequence GTGAAAGTAAATCTACTAGCTTCTGTTAGTGGAGTAAGTTTGTTATACTTACTCGCAGGATTATCACCTGTACGGGCAACACCAAGTGTTGAACAAACCCAAGCCCTAAAATTGTCGGCAAAAAGCGTTGTTTTGACAACTAATAATAGTTATGAAACAAGCAATAATAATTCCAACAAGATTTTTGGTGACACAGAATTAATCACATCAGCAACTGATAGCCAAAAGCAAGAATCACTCAGTGAGAATAACCAGCAAAAAATTGCTGAATTAACAGCGCCTGCTTCTAATGATTCCTCGCCTCAAACTACTTCAGAGTCTTCAAGCTCATTGGCACAGGTAACATCTGTATCGGAACTCTCGGATGTGCAGCCTACAGACTGGGCCTTTCAAGCATTACAATCTTTAGTTGAACGCTACGGTTGTATAGCTGGGTATCCAAGCGGCGTTTATCGCGGCAACCGTGCCTTAACTCGCTATGAATTTGCCGCTGGTTTGAATGCCTGCTTAGATCGGGTTAACGAGCTAATTGCTACAGCAACCGGTGATTTGGTCAGAAAAGAAGATTTAACCACCTTGCAAAAACTGCAAGAAGAATTTTCTGCTGAATTAGCAACGCTGCGGGGTCGGGTGGATGCTTTGGAAGCGCGGACAGCGGAATTAGAAGCGAATCAGTTTTCCACAACTACCAAACTCAGTGGTGAAGTAATTATCTCAGCGATCGGTGCCACGGGTGGCGCTCCGGGTAGTGAAGACCCCAATATCATCCTGACAAATCGCGTGCGGTTAAATCTCAACACCAGTTTTACAGGCAAAGACTTACTAATCACTGGGTTGCAAGCTTATAGTTTCTTGGGCGGTGTTGATGGTAGCGGTAGCCTGCAAAATAGTTTGGGATTATCATCAGATTTACTTAGTGCTAGCAGTGCCCGTACTAGCTTTGAACCCCAATTTCCTGGGGTTGATGCCAAAACTTTGTCAGAGTTCGGTGCAAATTCTCTTCAACTTTACAAACTGGTTTATATCTTTCCCGTCGCAGATAAATTAACATTATTTGCTGGAACTGCTGCTGAAGTATCAGATGCTTTTCCTGCCATCACTCCTTTTTATGGAGAAGGACAAGAGTCAATTTCTCGCTTTGCTAGTTTGAACCCTGTGGTACGCGTCTCCGGTGGTACTTCAGGTTCTGGTTTAGCATCTGCCGCGGGCTTTATTTTTCAGATTTCCCCACAACTGGATTTGAGAGCTTTGTACGGCAATGCAAATGCTAACATTCCTCAACGAGGTGCTGACGTTCTACCAGGGGTTTCTAGCACACCCTTGGGATCAGGTGTATTTGGAGGTAGTAGCGTAGTAGCAGCCCAATTAACTTTTAGACCAACCAGTTCCATAGATATTGGTCTGAACTATGCCAACAGTTATCACGAGATCAACATTTTGGGGACAGGATTAACGAGTAGTGACATCGGTTCGTTGGTAGGCCCAGGTCTTGATTTGGGAACACCTGTAAAACTGAACTCCTTTGGCGGAACTGTAACCTGGAGGTTTTCCCCACAGATTGCCTTTTCTGGTTATGGTGCAGCCTTTTTTGTTGATGATGCTTCTGGTGCTGTTGACGCTTCCACTACCTTTACCAGTTGGATGGTAGGTCTTCATTTCAACGATCTACTCAAACAGGGGAACAACGCCGGGATCATTTTTGGACAGCCACTTTATCGCACCGATGCTGATGGTGACGCTCAGCTTGCGCCTGATGGTGTAGATAGAGCCGTTCCTTACCATCTGGAGGCTTACTATCGCTTTAAGGTAAGTGACAATCTCAGCATTACTCCAGGCGCATTTGTCCTGTTTAATCCTGAAAGTAACAACGATAACGATACAACAACTGTAGGTGTACTCCGTACCACCTTCACTTTCTAA
- the hemL gene encoding glutamate-1-semialdehyde 2,1-aminomutase, translated as MVNTTIKTTKSQEIFTAAQNLMPGGVSSPVRAFKSVGGQPIVFDRVNGAYIWDVDGNQYIDYVGTWGPAICGHAHPEVIAALHEALEKGTSFGAPSLLENILAEMVIDAVKSIEMVRFVNSGTEACMAVLRLMRAFTQREKIIKFEGCYHGHADMFLVKAGSGVATLGLPDSPGVPKAATSSTLTAPFNDLEAVKALFEQNRDEIAGVILEPVVGNAGFIPPDAGFLEGLRELTHEHGALLVFDEVMTGFRIAYGGAQEKFGITPDLTTLGKVIGGGLPVGAYGGRRDIMSMIAPAGPVYQAGTLSGNPLAMTAGIKTLELLQKPGNYESLDRITKKLADGLLQIAQETGHAACGGQISAMFGLFFTSGPVHNYEDAKKSDTAKFGRFHRGMLERGVYLAPSQFEAGFTSLAHTEEDIDKTLTAARDVLSSL; from the coding sequence TTGGTTAACACCACGATTAAAACAACAAAATCACAAGAAATTTTCACCGCTGCCCAGAATCTCATGCCCGGAGGAGTCAGTTCTCCGGTTCGTGCTTTTAAATCTGTGGGCGGACAACCGATAGTTTTCGATCGGGTTAACGGCGCATACATTTGGGATGTGGATGGCAACCAATACATCGACTACGTGGGCACTTGGGGCCCAGCTATTTGCGGTCATGCCCATCCAGAAGTGATCGCGGCGTTGCATGAAGCCCTGGAAAAAGGCACTAGTTTTGGTGCCCCTTCACTCCTAGAAAATATCTTGGCAGAAATGGTGATCGATGCCGTTAAGAGCATCGAAATGGTAAGATTTGTAAATTCTGGGACTGAAGCTTGTATGGCAGTCTTGCGGCTGATGCGGGCTTTCACCCAACGGGAGAAAATCATCAAGTTTGAAGGTTGCTACCACGGTCACGCTGATATGTTCCTGGTTAAAGCAGGCTCTGGTGTTGCCACACTCGGCTTACCCGATTCACCGGGAGTACCGAAAGCAGCAACTAGCAGCACACTGACTGCACCTTTCAACGACTTGGAAGCCGTCAAAGCTTTGTTTGAACAGAACCGCGACGAAATTGCAGGTGTCATTCTTGAGCCAGTAGTCGGTAACGCTGGGTTTATTCCTCCCGATGCTGGTTTTCTAGAAGGTTTACGTGAGCTTACCCACGAGCATGGGGCCTTACTGGTATTTGACGAAGTAATGACCGGTTTCCGTATTGCCTACGGTGGCGCTCAAGAAAAATTTGGGATTACACCTGATTTGACGACTTTAGGCAAGGTAATCGGTGGCGGTTTGCCAGTGGGAGCCTATGGCGGTCGCCGGGATATCATGTCAATGATTGCTCCCGCTGGCCCCGTGTATCAAGCTGGGACTCTTTCTGGTAATCCTCTAGCGATGACTGCTGGGATTAAAACGCTGGAATTGCTGCAAAAACCTGGAAATTACGAGTCTCTTGACCGGATTACTAAGAAGTTAGCAGACGGTTTGTTGCAAATTGCTCAAGAAACTGGTCATGCTGCCTGTGGCGGTCAGATCAGCGCCATGTTCGGCTTATTCTTCACTTCTGGCCCCGTCCATAACTACGAAGATGCCAAAAAATCAGATACAGCTAAATTTGGGCGTTTCCATCGCGGTATGTTAGAGCGCGGTGTTTACTTAGCACCTTCTCAGTTTGAGGCTGGATTTACCTCTTTGGCTCACACTGAAGAAGATATTGACAAGACTCTAACGGCTGCACGCGATGTATTGTCTAGCCTTTAA
- a CDS encoding pentapeptide repeat-containing protein has product MSYCLNPICPNPENVAYSQRCQSCGSRLLLRDRYRVVEPLGQGGFGATFLANDQALPGEPSCVIKQLRPSGNAPHILQMARELFEREAKTLGKIGNHPQVPRLLDYFEEQEQFYLVQEYISGATLQQEVKANGIFSEAGVKQFLSEILPLLQYIHEQKVIHRDIKPANLIRRTQDARMVLIDFGAVKNQVTQAANNQSGQTALTAYAIGTPGFAPPEQMAMRPVYASDIYALGVTCIYLLTSKTPKDIDYNPTTGEMMWERLVHVSDHLINVLRKMLDVSVRNRYQSAADVLRALEIEPYLESLAKGLLVKSDNPVKERTHSQQANSGVLWGNPSTAATGTGVAQVAAAIRARRAKLTEAAGSDPGGLRQGATAAKSTSLPNSNSTGSQPQQTKIGRKLDTQTLLTAYLKGRRDFALHNLNLLNLQGVDLSETNFHSAQLQSTNLQGANLHNSDFGRASLTKANLKDANLSKAYFNHADLEGADLRGADLTHAYLTNANLRGANLCGANLSGAKISDEQLAVAKTNWMTVRPNGKRGLL; this is encoded by the coding sequence ATGAGCTACTGCTTAAATCCTATCTGTCCAAATCCAGAAAATGTGGCATATAGCCAAAGGTGCCAATCTTGTGGCTCACGACTACTGTTGCGCGATCGCTACCGAGTAGTCGAACCATTAGGTCAAGGTGGCTTTGGCGCAACCTTCTTAGCCAATGACCAAGCCTTACCAGGAGAACCTAGTTGTGTGATCAAGCAACTACGTCCTTCAGGAAACGCGCCGCACATTTTGCAAATGGCGCGAGAACTGTTTGAGCGAGAAGCCAAAACTCTAGGTAAGATTGGCAATCATCCTCAAGTACCACGATTGCTGGACTATTTTGAAGAGCAAGAACAATTCTACCTAGTTCAGGAATACATCAGCGGCGCTACCTTGCAACAGGAGGTGAAAGCTAATGGAATCTTCAGTGAAGCCGGAGTCAAGCAATTCTTGAGTGAGATTCTGCCACTACTGCAATACATCCATGAACAAAAGGTAATTCACCGTGATATTAAGCCAGCCAATTTAATTCGCCGTACTCAAGATGCCAGAATGGTACTCATTGACTTTGGTGCTGTCAAAAACCAAGTCACCCAAGCTGCAAACAACCAATCTGGTCAGACGGCACTAACTGCATATGCAATTGGTACCCCTGGTTTTGCACCACCAGAGCAAATGGCTATGCGTCCAGTCTACGCCAGTGATATTTACGCATTGGGAGTGACATGCATTTATCTATTAACTAGCAAAACTCCTAAAGATATAGATTACAATCCCACAACCGGCGAGATGATGTGGGAGCGGTTGGTGCATGTCAGTGACCACTTAATTAATGTGCTGCGGAAAATGTTAGATGTGTCTGTCCGCAATCGCTATCAGTCAGCCGCAGATGTACTGAGAGCCTTAGAAATAGAACCATATCTAGAAAGTTTAGCTAAGGGCTTGCTAGTTAAATCTGATAATCCGGTTAAAGAGCGAACACACAGCCAGCAGGCAAATTCTGGCGTTTTATGGGGTAATCCTTCTACTGCTGCTACAGGTACAGGAGTTGCACAGGTAGCAGCAGCAATTCGAGCCAGACGAGCCAAGCTCACAGAAGCAGCTGGATCTGATCCAGGAGGCTTACGTCAAGGAGCTACCGCAGCTAAATCAACATCTTTGCCTAACAGCAATAGTACTGGTTCACAGCCTCAACAAACTAAAATTGGGCGCAAATTAGATACCCAAACTTTACTCACAGCTTATCTCAAGGGCAGACGAGATTTTGCCCTACACAATTTAAATCTGCTAAACCTCCAAGGTGTTGACTTATCCGAAACCAATTTCCATTCTGCTCAATTGCAAAGCACTAATCTCCAAGGAGCTAATCTCCACAATAGTGATTTTGGTAGAGCCAGTCTAACTAAAGCAAATCTCAAGGACGCTAATTTAAGCAAAGCTTACTTCAATCATGCTGATTTAGAAGGAGCAGACCTCAGAGGAGCAGACCTCACTCATGCTTATCTCACCAATGCTAATCTCCGGGGTGCTAATTTGTGTGGTGCTAATCTCAGTGGTGCCAAGATTTCTGATGAGCAACTGGCAGTGGCAAAAACTAATTGGATGACAGTACGCCCCAATGGTAAACGAGGATTGTTGTGA
- a CDS encoding iron ABC transporter permease, which yields MQTVFSKHRVFWAIVLLSTAMVVTLVLSLSQGAVPLSIPELWQAMFHKGDAVKQIILWDLRLPRIVAAMIVGAALGMSGALLQGMLRNSLADPFILGISAGAGLIVIVMIVLQILPIAIPLAAWIGAILTSAIVILLGRAGSGVSIERLILGGVAVSSLLGALQSTLLLLAEDGQIQIALSWLVGSLNGRGWKEVSTAGPYIIVALLGGWLLARSVNVLALGDDLAVGLGVSLTRSRLLIGGVATLLAAGAVSISGLIGFVGLVVPHGVRLIVGTDHRFVLPLSALAGAWLLTFADLLSRLGSVELPVGSVTALLGSPLFIWLLYRRSAGMGKS from the coding sequence TTGCAGACCGTTTTTAGCAAACACCGCGTATTCTGGGCTATTGTACTTTTGAGTACGGCAATGGTGGTAACTCTTGTACTTTCTCTGTCTCAAGGAGCAGTACCCTTAAGTATCCCCGAATTGTGGCAAGCAATGTTTCACAAAGGTGATGCGGTTAAACAGATAATTCTCTGGGATTTACGTCTCCCGCGCATTGTCGCTGCGATGATTGTCGGTGCAGCGTTGGGAATGTCGGGCGCACTGCTGCAAGGAATGTTACGCAATAGTCTTGCCGATCCTTTTATTTTAGGTATTTCTGCTGGTGCAGGACTCATTGTCATTGTGATGATCGTTTTGCAAATATTGCCAATAGCGATTCCCCTAGCAGCGTGGATAGGAGCAATTTTGACATCAGCTATTGTGATTTTGCTCGGTCGTGCAGGTTCGGGAGTCTCCATTGAACGGTTGATTTTAGGTGGAGTAGCGGTAAGTTCTTTATTAGGTGCCCTACAGAGTACATTGCTTTTACTAGCCGAAGACGGTCAAATTCAAATTGCCCTTAGTTGGCTGGTTGGTAGCTTGAACGGGCGAGGCTGGAAAGAAGTTTCTACGGCTGGCCCTTATATTATTGTTGCCTTATTGGGGGGGTGGTTGCTGGCGCGGTCAGTGAATGTACTGGCGTTGGGAGATGATTTAGCCGTGGGGTTGGGGGTATCGTTAACGCGATCGCGTCTTTTAATTGGCGGTGTCGCCACTTTATTAGCCGCAGGTGCAGTTAGCATCAGTGGCTTAATTGGATTTGTCGGTCTTGTGGTTCCTCACGGTGTCCGCCTGATCGTCGGTACAGATCACCGCTTTGTTTTGCCACTTTCAGCACTTGCAGGTGCGTGGTTGCTTACCTTTGCAGATTTACTCTCCAGATTGGGATCAGTTGAACTACCAGTAGGTTCTGTCACCGCCTTGCTAGGTTCACCTTTGTTCATTTGGTTACTTTATCGCCGTTCTGCTGGGATGGGTAAATCTTAA
- the recA gene encoding recombinase RecA yields MAINTDTSGKQKALNMVLNQIERSFGKGAIMRLGDATRMRVETISSGALTLDLALGGGLPKGRVIEIYGPESSGKTTVALHAIAEVQKEGGIAAFVDAEHALDPTYAAALGVDIENLLVSQPDTGESALEIVDQLVRSAAVDIVVIDSVAALVPRAEIEGDMGDAHVGLQARLMSQALRKITGNIGKSGCTVIFINQLRQKIGVTYGSPETTTGGNALKFYASVRLDIRRIQTLKKGTDEYGNRVKVKVAKNKVAPPFRIAEFDIIFGKGVSTLGCLVDLAEETGIIIRKGAWYSYNGDNISQGRDNAIKYLEEKPEFAEQIKQLVREKLDKGAVVSANSVAKTSEDEEEEEFEEEE; encoded by the coding sequence ATGGCTATCAACACCGATACTTCTGGCAAGCAAAAAGCGCTGAATATGGTACTCAACCAGATTGAGCGTAGCTTCGGTAAGGGAGCAATCATGCGCTTGGGCGATGCTACCCGGATGCGGGTAGAGACGATTTCCAGTGGCGCACTCACCTTGGATTTAGCGCTGGGTGGTGGTTTACCCAAGGGACGGGTGATTGAGATTTATGGGCCGGAAAGTTCCGGTAAAACTACAGTAGCCCTACATGCGATCGCAGAAGTGCAAAAAGAAGGTGGTATTGCTGCCTTTGTTGATGCTGAACACGCCCTTGATCCTACTTACGCCGCAGCGTTGGGTGTAGATATTGAAAATCTGCTGGTTTCCCAACCTGACACTGGCGAATCGGCGTTGGAAATTGTCGATCAGCTTGTTCGCTCCGCAGCCGTTGATATTGTAGTTATTGACTCAGTAGCAGCACTGGTTCCCCGCGCTGAAATTGAAGGGGATATGGGTGATGCTCACGTTGGTCTGCAAGCGCGATTAATGAGCCAAGCTTTACGTAAGATTACTGGTAATATCGGTAAATCTGGTTGCACAGTAATTTTTATCAACCAGTTGCGGCAAAAAATCGGTGTCACCTACGGTAGCCCAGAAACTACAACTGGTGGTAACGCATTGAAATTTTACGCATCAGTTCGCCTAGATATCCGCCGGATTCAAACCTTGAAAAAAGGGACAGATGAATATGGTAATCGTGTCAAAGTCAAAGTCGCCAAAAATAAAGTAGCACCACCTTTTAGAATCGCAGAATTTGACATTATTTTTGGCAAGGGAGTTTCAACCTTGGGCTGTCTTGTGGATTTAGCAGAAGAAACTGGCATCATTATTCGTAAAGGTGCTTGGTATAGTTACAACGGCGATAACATCTCCCAAGGACGAGATAACGCTATCAAATATCTAGAAGAGAAGCCGGAATTTGCTGAACAAATTAAGCAACTAGTACGTGAAAAGTTAGATAAGGGGGCTGTTGTTTCTGCTAACTCCGTAGCCAAGACTAGTGAAGATGAAGAAGAAGAGGAATTCGAGGAAGAAGAATAA
- a CDS encoding bifunctional phosphoribosyl-AMP cyclohydrolase/phosphoribosyl-ATP diphosphatase HisIE, which translates to MFSTHLDSLHHSIPVEKIRYDERGLVPAIIQDYLDGTVLMMAWMNQESLQKTLETGETVFWSRSRQELWHKGATSGHIQKVQSIRYDCDSDALLIGVEQVGDIACHTGERSCFHQIEGKIAAPPGDTLSQLFQVICDRRDNPTESSYTCKLLAGGDNKILKKLGEETAEVVMAFKDDEADSIAGEVADLFYHTLVALAHHQVDIKAVYRKLQERRK; encoded by the coding sequence ATGTTTTCTACTCACCTGGATTCATTGCACCATAGTATCCCTGTTGAAAAAATTCGCTACGATGAACGGGGTCTGGTGCCAGCAATTATTCAGGATTATCTGGATGGCACTGTCTTAATGATGGCATGGATGAATCAGGAGTCATTACAAAAGACTTTGGAAACTGGAGAAACTGTATTTTGGAGTCGTTCCCGTCAAGAATTGTGGCATAAGGGGGCGACTTCTGGACATATTCAAAAAGTGCAGAGTATCCGTTATGACTGTGACAGTGATGCACTACTGATTGGGGTAGAGCAAGTAGGAGATATTGCTTGCCACACTGGTGAGCGCAGTTGTTTTCATCAAATAGAAGGAAAAATCGCTGCACCACCAGGGGATACTTTGTCGCAATTATTTCAGGTGATATGCGATCGCCGTGACAACCCAACAGAAAGTTCCTACACTTGTAAGTTATTGGCAGGTGGTGACAACAAAATTTTGAAAAAGCTGGGTGAGGAAACTGCTGAGGTAGTAATGGCCTTTAAGGATGATGAGGCAGACTCGATTGCAGGTGAAGTTGCAGACTTGTTTTACCATACGCTGGTAGCTTTAGCGCATCATCAAGTTGATATCAAAGCGGTTTATCGCAAGTTGCAAGAACGGCGGAAATGA
- a CDS encoding ChaB family protein, which translates to MLYKSNEDLPLEIRTRLSEAYQDLYRAAFNSAIHWYGEASKAHKVALSAVKMQSAMDKNVFVWS; encoded by the coding sequence ATGTTATACAAGTCTAATGAAGACTTGCCTTTAGAGATTCGGACTCGATTATCTGAGGCATACCAGGATCTTTACCGGGCAGCTTTTAACTCAGCCATCCATTGGTATGGGGAAGCCTCAAAGGCTCACAAAGTCGCTTTGAGTGCTGTAAAGATGCAGTCAGCTATGGATAAGAATGTTTTTGTGTGGAGCTAG